The following coding sequences are from one Mus pahari chromosome X, PAHARI_EIJ_v1.1, whole genome shotgun sequence window:
- the Otud6a gene encoding OTU domain-containing protein 6A, producing MSDTEQELQRMIRRHFREKMELQAQIQTLKASVPKNDKGRRKQMQVDIARLEAEMEQRHQQELEKFGENPDSSVDSVTADLKKMNLENVPPRPSKAQKRRDRRAHQDRRRQERMPAAQAEQLAAYRREEEEKVAAILGAKNLEMKTIPADGHCMYRAIQDQLVFSVTIESLRYRTAYYMRKHIDDFLPFFTEPEAGNFYTREDFLRYCDDIVHKASWGGQLELRALSHVLQTPIEVVQADSPIIVIGEEYTRKPVTLVYLHHACDFGEHYNSVKSIEVAGAVGGMAPRLF from the coding sequence ATGTCTGACACCGAGCAGGAACTCCAACGGATGATCCGTCGCCACTTTCGCGAAAAAATGGAGCTACAAGCTCAAATCCAGACCCTGAAAGCTTCTGTCCCAAAGAATGACAAGGGCAGACGGAAGCAGATGCAAGTGGACATTGCCCGCCTCGAGGCCGAGATGGAGCAGAGGCAccagcaggagctggagaaattTGGAGAAAATCCTGACAGCAGTGTGGATTCGGTTACAGCCGACCTCAAAAAGATGAATCTCGAGAATGTGCCTCCACGCCCATCCAAAGCCCAGAAACGGCGCGACCGAAGAGCTCACCAGGATAGACGGCGCCAGGAGAGGATGCCTGCAGCCCAGGCCGAGCAACTGGCTGCCTACCGtcgtgaggaggaggagaaggtcgCTGCCATTCTAGGGgctaaaaatttggagatgaagaCCATCCCTGCTGACGGCCACTGCATGTACCGTGCCATCCAGGATCAGCTGGTGTTCTCCGTGACAATCGAGAGCCTTCGCTACCGCACTGCCTACTACATGCGCAAACATATTGATGACTTCTTACCTTTCTTCACGGAGCCCGAGGCCGGCAACTTCTACACCCGGGAGGACTTCCTGAGGTACTGTGATGACATCGTGCACAAGGCTTCGTGGGGAGGCCAGCTGGAGCTGAGAGCCCTGTCGCACGTCCTGCAGACCCCAATCGAGGTGGTACAGGCCGACTCACCCATCATTGTCATCGGGGAGGAGTACACCAGGAAGCCAGTCACGCTGGTCTATCTGCACCACGCCTGCGACTTCGGAGAGCACTACAATTCGGTGAAGTCCATTGAGGTTGCTGGAGCAGTTGGAGGAATGGCGCCGCGCCTCTTCTAG